The following DNA comes from uncultured Acidilobus sp. JCHS.
TGCTGCGCTTGGACGAGCTCGACAGCATATTTGAGGCCGCCTCAAGGGCCAGGCTGCTCAGGAACAGGGAGGTCCTGCTGCCCGACTACGTACCTCTCGAGCTGCCCCACAGGTCCGAGGAGATAAGGAGGCTGGCAGAGGTCGTGGCCCCAGCCCTGAGGGGGGAGAGGCCAAACAACGTCTTCATATACGGCCTGACCGGCACCGGCAAGACGGCGGTCACCAAGTACGTTCTCAGGAGGCTCCAGGAGCTCGCCTCCCAGAAAGGGGCCATGGTCCAGTCAATTTACGTTAACGTCAGGCAGAGGGAGACGCCTTACAAGGTGCTCGCTGACGTAGCGGAGCAGCTGGGCCTCAGGGTCCCCTTCACGGGCCTCTCCATAGGTGAGCTGTTCTCAAGGATAGTCAAGAGGCTCTCGAGGCTCGAGGGGGTCTACATAGTTGTACTCGACGAGATAGACTTCCTGGTCAGGAGAGGGGACGACGTTCTCTACGACCTAACCAGGGTCAACGAGCACCTCCAGAGGGCCAGGGCCTCGGTCATTGGGATAACGAACAGCGTCAGGCTCGTCGACTCCCTCGACCCCAGGGTCAGGAGCAGCCTTGGGGAGCAGACCCTGGTCTTCTCACCATACAACGCGGAGCAGCTTAAGGACATACTCTCCCAGAGGGCCGCCATGGCCTTCAACGAGGGGGCCCTCGAGGAGGGTGTCATACCGCTCTGCGCCGCCCTCGCTGCCAGGGAGCACGGCGACGCCAGGAGGGCCCTCGACCTGCTGAGGGTCGCTGCTGAGATAGCTGAGAGGGAGGGGGCGCCAAGGGTGACCGAGGAGCACGTGATGAGGGCGAGGGCTGAGATAGAGAGGGACAAGGTGACTGACGTGATAAGGACGTTACCCCTTCACAGCAAGCTCCTGCTGGCCTCCGTGCTAAGCGCCACTGGCTGGGGGAGGGGGGAGGCGACCACGGGCGACGTGTACAGCACTTACAGGTCGGTGGTCAGGTCGCTCGGTCTCGAGGAGGTCACGCTGAGGAGGGTCTCTGGCGTGCTGGGGGAGCTCGACATGCTCGGGATAATATCAGGGAGGGTAGTAAGCAGGGGGAGGTACGGGAAGACCAGGGTCGTTGAGCTGGCTGCGGATCCTGAGACAGTTGCCCAGGCGTTGTCAGAGGACCCCCTTGTTGGGTCCGTAATCCAGTCGCTTACGCCCAAGGGCAAGAAGCCTAACGCGCCTACGTAGCTTGGACTCTTCTAGCCTGAGTGA
Coding sequences within:
- a CDS encoding orc1/cdc6 family replication initiation protein, whose protein sequence is MDELDSIFEAASRARLLRNREVLLPDYVPLELPHRSEEIRRLAEVVAPALRGERPNNVFIYGLTGTGKTAVTKYVLRRLQELASQKGAMVQSIYVNVRQRETPYKVLADVAEQLGLRVPFTGLSIGELFSRIVKRLSRLEGVYIVVLDEIDFLVRRGDDVLYDLTRVNEHLQRARASVIGITNSVRLVDSLDPRVRSSLGEQTLVFSPYNAEQLKDILSQRAAMAFNEGALEEGVIPLCAALAAREHGDARRALDLLRVAAEIAEREGAPRVTEEHVMRARAEIERDKVTDVIRTLPLHSKLLLASVLSATGWGRGEATTGDVYSTYRSVVRSLGLEEVTLRRVSGVLGELDMLGIISGRVVSRGRYGKTRVVELAADPETVAQALSEDPLVGSVIQSLTPKGKKPNAPT